In the Polyangiaceae bacterium genome, one interval contains:
- a CDS encoding radical SAM protein, giving the protein MTDAGRRNLLPLFDPRGEASHETKGLLRLTMACNERCPFCNVPVEDYAQPTPPRESILTEVDAFIAAGEQALTISGGEPTLYRDRLLEATRRAREGGILFVEVQTNAVLIDDAYAAAMRDAGVTSAFVSLLSDEPELHDRLAGLDGAFARCLGGIDALLAAGIHVTLNPVIAFATQLRVARYIDFVAARLPGVRTISLSAVQPHGRAAKDDSLLPDYALLGPEVRRARQRAQHHGILLLNPYCGLPLCVGWDDDSSTSVEAIEAELRRRAEGHAPRGVQNQGDKSQAKPCLDCALRPRCGGAWNEYWRDRQGSGLRAPLQRHEPWTRERFGGPGQTVVHAPKGVDDDVLAQLSRQDTPTKWLLLHRLRHDELQRARRSGATDVALWASVADLSQDQETPTVLRTLAREQARLDAQHRLRVVLGLTEMTSFRAAFELIRGYADLVEAVRLLGRRDAAARRFAEAASQELGLPVTVVELSTASQS; this is encoded by the coding sequence ATGACGGACGCGGGGAGACGCAATCTGCTGCCACTGTTCGACCCTCGCGGCGAAGCCAGCCACGAGACCAAAGGGCTGTTGCGCCTGACCATGGCCTGCAACGAGCGCTGCCCCTTCTGCAACGTCCCGGTCGAGGACTATGCCCAGCCGACGCCGCCTCGGGAAAGCATCTTGACCGAGGTCGACGCATTCATAGCCGCTGGTGAACAGGCCCTCACGATCTCTGGCGGAGAACCTACGCTGTATCGAGATCGCCTGCTCGAAGCGACTCGGCGCGCGCGCGAAGGCGGCATTCTCTTCGTCGAGGTTCAGACGAACGCAGTCCTGATCGACGACGCCTACGCAGCCGCCATGCGCGACGCTGGCGTCACCTCCGCTTTCGTATCATTGCTGTCCGACGAACCGGAGCTACACGATCGCCTCGCGGGTCTCGATGGAGCATTCGCCCGCTGCCTGGGCGGCATCGACGCCCTCCTGGCGGCGGGGATCCACGTGACGTTGAACCCGGTGATCGCCTTCGCCACACAACTGCGCGTAGCTCGCTACATCGACTTCGTGGCGGCTCGCCTCCCTGGAGTCCGCACCATTTCCCTCTCCGCCGTTCAACCCCACGGTCGCGCCGCCAAGGACGATTCGCTCTTGCCCGACTACGCGCTCCTTGGACCCGAGGTGCGTCGGGCTCGGCAGCGCGCGCAGCACCACGGCATCCTGCTGCTCAATCCCTACTGCGGCTTGCCCTTGTGCGTCGGTTGGGACGACGACAGCTCCACGTCGGTGGAAGCCATCGAGGCGGAGCTTCGACGCCGTGCCGAAGGCCATGCCCCGCGCGGCGTCCAAAACCAAGGTGACAAGTCCCAGGCGAAGCCCTGTCTCGACTGCGCGCTTCGTCCCCGCTGCGGCGGAGCATGGAACGAGTACTGGCGCGACCGACAGGGGTCAGGCCTTCGCGCGCCCCTGCAGCGTCATGAACCCTGGACGCGGGAGCGCTTTGGAGGACCCGGTCAAACCGTCGTGCACGCGCCCAAGGGGGTCGACGACGACGTACTGGCGCAGCTGAGCCGCCAGGACACGCCGACGAAGTGGCTGCTGCTCCACCGCTTACGCCACGACGAACTGCAGCGCGCGCGCCGAAGCGGCGCCACGGACGTCGCACTCTGGGCGAGCGTCGCGGATCTCTCGCAAGACCAGGAAACGCCGACGGTGCTTCGCACCCTCGCTCGCGAGCAGGCGAGGCTCGACGCGCAGCACCGGCTCCGCGTCGTGCTCGGCCTGACGGAGATGACCTCCTTCCGCGCCGCCTTCGAGCTGATCCGTGGCTACGCGGATCTCGTCGAAGCCGTGCGCCTGCTCGGTCGCCGAGATGCAGCCGCTCGCCGCTTTGCCGAGGCCGCGAGTCAGGAGCTGGGGCTGCCGGTCACCGTCGTCGAGTTGAGCACTGCCTCACAGAGCTAG
- a CDS encoding 6-phosphofructokinase, which produces MKTIAVLTSGGDAPGMNAAVRSIAKVAAAKGMRVLGVLDGYDGLMAGRFRDLTPEQGGTLSSHPELDLVGNHGGTLLGSARSAGFRTPEGRAKALEHLAPMHGLIVIGGNGSLTGAHILAKETSIPIIGIPASIDNDIGCTSTAIGVDSALNIIVDACDKISDTARAHHRAFVVEVMGRQSGYLAMAGGIAAGADALLFREQGRSYDDIIEAVANCIRRAFERPDKRRVLIIKSEGVEIPCTKLVREVQTRLDAELPNVDVRATVLGHLVRGGNPSYQDRMIAGRFAVAALMLVAQGVTDEMVSWLPQQVEGGQAMADPAVFRFPLATVLRETDALLDGTSEVTRWRVKMLEELEGALAL; this is translated from the coding sequence ATGAAGACGATCGCCGTACTGACATCCGGGGGAGACGCACCGGGCATGAACGCTGCCGTGCGCTCCATTGCCAAGGTGGCCGCCGCCAAGGGCATGCGCGTGCTGGGCGTGCTCGATGGCTACGACGGGCTGATGGCGGGTCGCTTCCGCGACTTGACCCCAGAGCAAGGGGGAACGTTGTCTTCGCATCCCGAGCTCGACCTGGTGGGCAACCACGGCGGAACCCTCCTCGGCTCGGCGCGCAGCGCGGGCTTTCGCACACCCGAAGGTCGCGCGAAGGCCCTGGAGCACTTGGCGCCCATGCACGGGCTGATCGTCATCGGTGGCAACGGCTCGCTGACGGGCGCGCACATTTTAGCCAAGGAGACGTCCATTCCCATCATCGGGATCCCCGCCTCCATCGACAACGACATCGGCTGCACGTCCACGGCCATCGGCGTGGACAGTGCGCTCAACATCATCGTCGATGCGTGCGACAAGATTTCCGACACGGCACGAGCGCACCATCGCGCTTTCGTGGTCGAGGTGATGGGGCGGCAATCGGGCTACCTGGCCATGGCCGGAGGCATTGCGGCCGGAGCTGACGCGCTGCTTTTCCGCGAACAAGGCCGCAGCTACGACGACATCATCGAGGCGGTGGCGAACTGCATTCGCCGCGCCTTCGAGCGTCCTGACAAGCGTCGCGTCTTGATCATCAAGAGCGAGGGCGTGGAAATTCCGTGCACCAAGCTGGTGCGTGAGGTCCAGACACGCCTGGACGCCGAGCTGCCGAACGTCGACGTGCGGGCGACAGTGCTGGGGCACTTGGTGCGAGGCGGCAATCCGTCCTACCAAGACCGCATGATCGCCGGCCGCTTCGCCGTTGCCGCGCTGATGCTGGTGGCGCAGGGCGTCACGGACGAAATGGTGAGTTGGCTGCCCCAACAGGTGGAAGGTGGACAAGCCATGGCAGACCCCGCCGTGTTCCGCTTTCCCCTGGCAACGGTGTTGCGAGAAACCGACGCCCTGCTCGACGGCACGAGCGAGGTCACCCGTTGGCGCGTGAAGATGTTGGAAGAGCTCGAGGGCGCGCTAGCTCTGTGA
- a CDS encoding endonuclease/exonuclease/phosphatase family protein, with translation MNRRRLLLWVGVAIFAAAFGHVGCAENVREPRTPAPGQASVKILTYNVNYGLAGDDATLQAILEPDADVVLLQETTSAWESAVRPRATAYSHVQFREGPGAGGMGVLSKYPLREQEWIEPPEGGWFPAWRMVVQSPIGDLQVLSVHLRPQLSERGSVVSGYFTTPPVREAEIAKYFQALDPSLPTLIAGDFNEGRQGLALAHLQRRGFRSRLSEFEKDADTWRWQTSVGTVESELDHVVTDDRLDVLDVRVLSRGNSDHLPLVAIVTKAAS, from the coding sequence GTGAACCGTCGACGACTGCTGCTCTGGGTGGGTGTGGCCATTTTCGCCGCCGCGTTCGGACACGTGGGCTGCGCGGAGAACGTGCGGGAGCCGCGAACGCCAGCGCCGGGCCAGGCGAGCGTGAAGATCCTCACCTACAACGTCAACTACGGCCTCGCTGGGGATGACGCCACACTGCAGGCCATTCTCGAGCCCGACGCGGACGTGGTGTTGCTGCAAGAGACGACGTCGGCTTGGGAATCTGCGGTGCGACCCAGAGCCACGGCTTACTCACACGTGCAGTTTCGAGAGGGCCCGGGTGCCGGGGGCATGGGCGTCTTGTCGAAGTACCCGCTGCGAGAGCAGGAGTGGATCGAGCCTCCCGAGGGAGGCTGGTTCCCCGCATGGCGGATGGTGGTCCAAAGTCCCATCGGGGATTTGCAGGTGCTCAGCGTGCACCTGCGGCCCCAGCTGTCGGAGCGAGGAAGCGTCGTCAGCGGCTACTTCACCACCCCGCCCGTGCGCGAGGCGGAGATCGCCAAGTACTTCCAGGCGCTCGATCCGTCCCTGCCGACGCTGATTGCCGGTGACTTCAATGAGGGCAGGCAAGGCCTGGCCCTGGCGCACCTGCAGCGTCGCGGTTTTCGCAGTCGGCTCTCGGAGTTCGAGAAGGACGCGGACACGTGGCGCTGGCAGACGAGCGTCGGCACCGTCGAGTCGGAGCTCGACCACGTGGTGACCGACGACCGTCTCGACGTGCTCGACGTTCGAGTGCTTTCCCGTGGCAACTCGGATCACTTGCCTCTCGTGGCCATCGTGACCAAAGCCGCGAGCTAG
- a CDS encoding TIGR02266 family protein: MSDPHSSGTPSERRRSMRIPVEVALGVHSESNFFSGLTRDISDGGLFVATHTPLPQGTHVTVKFALPACPEISADGVVVWVSEPLSGHPGMGVRFLELSSENEALIRRFMAKRDPLYHEMD; this comes from the coding sequence ATGAGCGATCCCCATTCCTCCGGAACTCCGAGCGAACGGCGCCGCAGTATGCGCATTCCCGTCGAGGTTGCGCTTGGCGTCCACAGCGAAAGCAATTTCTTTTCGGGACTGACCCGAGACATCTCCGATGGCGGGCTCTTCGTCGCCACCCACACGCCCCTGCCGCAGGGAACTCACGTGACCGTGAAGTTCGCGCTGCCCGCGTGCCCCGAGATCTCCGCGGATGGTGTGGTGGTGTGGGTGAGCGAGCCGCTGTCGGGTCACCCCGGCATGGGGGTTCGCTTCTTGGAGCTGAGTTCCGAGAACGAGGCGCTTATCCGTCGCTTCATGGCGAAGCGCGATCCGCTCTATCACGAGATGGACTGA
- a CDS encoding GntR family transcriptional regulator, whose protein sequence is MPESPRKADQVAGDLIGRIVRGELAVGTILPREEDLAADYGVNRSVVREAGKLLEVHRLVEPRRRRGTEVLDPMESSSPEVLTALLVDAEGNLDPEFLAEFLEIRALLDAELAALAAERHTPEDLSALRNIVERLQGAAPGSEAAFVATDDFGLALARASKNRVFIMLSHWHRQIAARLAPVLHTTRQRAAATQGYRVLLAAIEGRDATTARQMVQQFHEWANQEILAHARRMKSCSK, encoded by the coding sequence ATGCCGGAATCGCCCAGAAAGGCCGACCAGGTGGCCGGAGATCTGATTGGCCGCATCGTCCGCGGGGAGCTGGCGGTGGGCACGATCCTGCCGCGCGAGGAGGACCTCGCCGCGGACTACGGCGTCAACCGCAGCGTGGTGCGAGAAGCGGGCAAGCTGCTCGAAGTGCACCGCCTGGTCGAGCCGCGAAGGCGTCGAGGCACTGAAGTGTTGGACCCCATGGAGTCCTCCAGTCCGGAAGTACTGACCGCGCTACTCGTGGATGCAGAGGGCAATCTCGACCCGGAGTTCCTCGCGGAGTTCCTGGAGATCCGCGCGTTGCTCGACGCGGAACTGGCCGCTTTGGCCGCAGAGCGTCACACGCCAGAGGATCTTTCGGCGCTGCGCAACATCGTGGAGCGACTCCAAGGCGCAGCCCCGGGTAGCGAAGCTGCCTTCGTCGCGACGGATGACTTCGGACTCGCACTGGCGCGCGCGTCGAAGAACCGCGTGTTCATCATGCTCTCCCACTGGCACCGCCAGATCGCTGCTCGGCTAGCGCCCGTGCTGCACACCACACGTCAACGCGCCGCAGCCACTCAGGGCTATCGCGTTTTGCTCGCAGCGATCGAAGGCAGAGACGCCACGACGGCGCGCCAGATGGTCCAACAGTTCCACGAGTGGGCAAATCAGGAAATCCTCGCCCACGCCAGGAGAATGAAGTCATGCTCGAAGTAG